In Arachis hypogaea cultivar Tifrunner chromosome 7, arahy.Tifrunner.gnm2.J5K5, whole genome shotgun sequence, the genomic window GTTTTACTCGACCCGGGTTTATTTGGCCATgatcagaaataaaaaagaacatgCTAACTTTGCGCTGCAGGTGTCTACTAGCAATTTGGACACAtgaaaaatttcatattttttattattataactaGCGGCGTGTCTGTTCAactacttttctattatttttaggaaattaattttattttttaatatattattcgctcttcaaatttattagatcactatttttttattttaatattgacgtgatcttatttatatcatattttagtattggtgttaatatattattcaccctttattgtgaataatatatattaaattggcaggatatttttatatatattatttacccTTTATTTTTATACAGCAAAAACTAACTAACTTAATATATTATTCAccctttaaaatattttagtattggtgttaatttattttaatatattattattattattattattattattattattattattattattattattattattattattattattattattattattattattattattatttgtacaagatgtctctggtacgggttgagaggtGGATCGGAAACTTGCGGGTCGAGGCGGATGCCGGAtcacttgactggagcaatggagggaggtacctgcaaagacactccgacgtccaagtcagaatggatctaagaggtagaaggTGTGAAGAATGAATAAATATCTGTAGGGACTTGGGTCctttatttataggtgatgggagttatcttatcttatcttgtttgatcAAGATAGGAAAGACATTTGAATTCAAAAGTCGGTTAGGAGTTCTAGAGGGTCGGTTTCGGGCCTTCTAGAAGAGGGAGGCGGATCGAACCGGGTTCGGGTTCGACCTTGGGTCTGGGATCCGTGGGCTGGGTCCGTAACAGTTACCCCCGCAGCGGGAGAGCGAGCAAGGTTGGTCTGTCGCTGGGAGGTGTGGTCTTGACTGCGGGCTAAGTTTTTAGTTTTTCTCGGGCGTTCGTTTGGTTCTTAGGAGGGAGATCGGTGTCTCGGCCTCGGTTTTGCTGAGGGTTCGTCTGACCGTTTTGGTTTGACGTGATTCTTCCGAGTCCACTGCGTCTGTTGCGTTCTTCGAGGCGTGCTTTATTAGTTTCTTTTTTCTGAGGGGGGCATTTAAAGCGAGGGGACGTTTTCCTCTTTTGCCCCTACGCGCCTTCCCTTGCTTAGGGTTAATTGTGTCTTTCTGCCCCCCTTTGAAACCGTTTTGGCTTTTTACTTTAGTTCCCTCGTtcatttttcgttttctcttctGGAAAAAATCTCCTCTTCTTTCTGTGGTACTGCTCTCTGGTGTTGCTGCTGCTTCTGCTTTTCAAGCTTTTCCAGGCTTGTCTTTTGCATTACCAGGTTGGTGCGTCTCgcttttcttgatttttgttttgtGGTGCATCTGTTGTTCTATTTTTGCTATGCATTGTTTTGtctgttttctttctctttcaatttttgtactgtgttttgtgtttttggaAGGTGGTATTCGAGTCTTGAAGGGGCTGAGCACCGTCGTGTTGGTTTAGTAGTGGCAGTGCACCACCGTGTTGGGTTGGTAGTGGTGATGATGAGGAGAGGCAGTATGAGCTCATCCTCCCGGATGCCGACGAGCGCGTTTGTTACTTGAACCTCCATTCGCCCACTGTGCCGGATTGGATGTGGGTTTACGAGTCGATGTTCACTCGGCTCGGCGTGCGGTTCCCTTTTTCTCCGTTTGTTCAGGATTTGCTGAGCCCGTGTTCCGTGGCACCGTCCCAGCTTCACCCGAATAGTTGGGCTGCCGTGCGGTCTTTTAAATTGGTGTGCCTTTATCTTGATCTTCCGGCTTCTATTCctgttttccttttccttttcttatgCACTCTTCCGACTAAGGAAGGGAAGCATAAGAAGGGGTATATGTCATTCCGTGCTCAGCCTCATCGCCGTATTTTTGGGTTGTTTGAGGATTCCTTTCATGGTTTCAAGAGGGAGTATTTTAAAGTGCGCCCTGTCCAGGGGCATCGCCCGTTTTGGTTGACGTCGGAGGGCGAGCGCCGGTTCCCGACATATTGGAACTTCGGTGCCGGCCCGTCAGTTTTGACTAAGGTCACTTATGATGGTCTATCTTCCGAGGATAAGGACATTGCTAGTGTCCTGTGGCATCTATTTGGCGAGCGCCCGTTAAATCCTCGAGACGTCATGGGAGATCCCGAGGCTTGTCGGACGTATATTGGTGTGTGGCTCTCTTTTttggttttttgctttttttcttcCTGACTTTGtaacttgatttttctttggCTTCTTTCAGCTGAGATGGCCGATGGTTTGACTTCTTTGGCGCAGTTGAAGGCGGAAATGGGTCGTGAGGAAGGATCGTCGTCTCCCGCTACCCCTGTTTCTAATCCCGCTGTGGATTCTCAGGCTGTTTCTCATGAGGTGGTTTCATCAGGGATAAGGGCCGACGTTCGGGCTTCGCCTGGTCCTGTGAAATCGCCTGAAGTCATCATGGTCTCGGCTGCCGAGGTTTCCCGGAAGAGAAAGAGGGCCGAAGAGCCTGGCAGTGAGACTTTTGAGGAGGAGGGTGCTGTGCCCAGTGTGATGGATCGGCGTTTTGGCGCTTCTGGGTTTATTGATCAACACTTGATTCCTGGGACGGAGCCATTTTTTGATGATTGTGATGTTTCGTTCCAGGCTAAGTCAGTGTATCGTGCCCTCCTCCGATCTGCTGTTGTTGTTCGGAAGGCCGAACCCGTGATGGCTCAGGTTGGTTTGTTGGACAAAAAACTTCGTCATTCGAATGCTGAGGTGGCTAAATTGAAGGAGCAGCTTGAGGCTGCCGAGGTCGCGAGGGAGAAAGCAGTGAAGTCTTCCGAGGAGGCTGGGGCAGAGATCCTCTGTCTTTCCGAGGTGGAGACTTCACTTCTTTCCCAACTGAGCACAGAGCGGCAAAGGGCTTTCGACGCGGGTTCTCAAGCTGCCGTGTTTCTTAGCGAGCTGGAGGTTCTGGAGGTTCTCAAGCTTTCGATTTTTCATGGATATCTGTATTTCGGGCCTGGGGGGGTGATCGGTCCCTCAGTGGTGGCCGTGTTTTTGTTCCGTATTTGAGACACTTTTGAAAGAGGAAAAATAGCTTAATGGAATTTTATTGAtagttgggcctcgttaaaatcCTCCGTCTATTGGCAGGAAAGAGTACCCGAGATTGTCACTTCTGAAATTTAATATTTGTGAAAGAGGAAGGTAAGTAAAGAAAAGAcaatgataaaagaaaaaaaggggtgACCTAGGGAGGTCGGTCTAAGTGTAGTATCGTCGTAAGTTGGCGGCGTTCCATGTCCTCGGGACTTCGTTGCCGTTAAGCCGTTCGAGCTTGTATGCTCCCTTTCCGATTGTAGCCTTGATTCTGTATGGTTCTTCCCAATTGGAGGTTAGTTTTTTCCCTCTCCTAGGGTTGGGGGACCGATGTCGTttcgtcgtaggacgaggtcgtcAGTTGCGAATTCTCACCGGATGACTTCGTGGTTGTATCTTAGGCTGACTCTTTGTTTTAGGGCTAGCTCTCTGAGGTGGGCTATGCTTCTTACTTCATCTGTGAGGTCTCATTCTGCTTCTTCATCGTTACCCCCGATCGTTCTCCGTGGACTGGGGTCTCCTATCTCTACTGGGATAACAGCCTCCGTGCCGTATGTTAATCGGAAGGGGTTTTCCCCGGTGGCTGTTTGGGGGGTCGTGCGGTACGACCATAAGACCGATCCGAGTTCGTCCGCCCATAGTCTTTTGGCTTCGTCGAGCCGTTTCTTGAGTCCTTTGACTATTATTTTGTTTGCGGATTCCACTTGTCCGTTCATTTGGGGGTGTTCGACTGAGCTAAAACGGTGGGATATGCATAGTCCTTTTAggaattctctaaattttttgtCGGCGAATTgggttccgttgtccgagatgacgatCTCGAGGATCCCGAATCGGGTGACGACCTGTCGCCAGAGGAATTTTCGACATTGGGTTGCTGTGATAGAGGCTAGGGGCTCGGCCTCGATCCACTTAGTGCAGTagtctatggcgacgatgagATATCGGCGTTGGCCGTGTGCCGTGGGGAAAGGTCCAACGAGGTCGATCCCCTAGGTGCCGAATGGCTGTTCTGCCGATATGATGCTGAGTTGGTGTGGGGCAGCTTGGTGGATattggcgtgcctttggcacttGTTGCAAGTTTTTACTAGTTGTATGGAGTCTCGGATGACCGTGGGTCAGAAGTAGCCGGCCCGGATAATTTTTTGGGCAAGGGTTTTACCTCCGACGTGGTGGCCGCAACAACCTTCATGGATTTCACGGAGTATGTACTCCGTGTCTCCGGGCTCGACGCATTTGAGTAGGGGTTGCGAGAATCCGCGTTTGTATAGTTGTCCTGCGACGACTGTATAGTTGGCGGCTTCCCTTTTTGTCCGTTTTTCCTCTTTGGGGTCTTTGGGCAGTGTTTCTTTGAGGAGATATTGCAGGATGGGATAGGTCCATGATCCTTGGTGGGAGAGTGTCAGATAGGCGTTAGTCGTCGTGGATATGGACGGTGATTTGATGACTTCCTGAATTAGGGATTTGCTGCCGTGTCCTGGTTTAGTGCTGGCTAGTTTAGAGAGGAGGTCAGCCCTGGCATTACGTTCCCTGGGGACGTGCCGTATGGTTACCTGATTGAACTCTTCCTTTAATTTGttaactttggcaaggtactgTTGTAGTAGGGGATCTCGTGTTTGGTAGTCTCCGTTAATTTGGAaactgactacttgtgaatccGTGTTAATTTCCAGGACCTTTGCTCCGACTTCTTTGGCTAGGGCTAAGCCCGCCAGgagggcctcgtattctgcttggttatttGAGACTGAGAATTTGTATCGGACTGACTGTTCAATCACGACTCCGTTTTGATTTTCGAGAATGACTCCGGCACCTCCAGAAGTGACGTTCGAGGAGCCGTCAACGTGTAGTTTCCAGGATTTGGGGGTGGAATTTCCCGGTGTCATTTCGGCGATAACGTCGGCCATGGCTTGTGCTTTGATCGTGTATTGGGGTTCGAACTTGATATCGAATTGGGATAGTTcgatggaccatgctagcattctGCCCGCTAGGTCGGGTTTTTGTAGTAACTGTTTAACAGCTTGGTCGGTTCGAACTATCACTGGGTGGGCCTGGAAATATTGCCGTAGACGTCGGGAGGCCGTGAGGAGGGCGAAGGCTAGCTTTTCTAGGCGCGAGTAGCAGGTTTCCGTGTCTTGTaggactttgcttatgaagtatattggttttcgttctttcttttcgttttcgcGGATAAGTGCTGCCGCGAGTGCTtcttccgttatggagaggtacAAGTAGAGAGTCTCCTCTGTTTGGGGTTTGGCGAGGACTGGTGGTTCCGCTAGGACTTTCGTGAAATGTTGGAAAGCTTCTTCACATTCTGCATCCCATTTGAAGGGGGCTCATTTTTTCACCAGTTTGAAGAAGAGGATTGCTTTTCGAGCTGATGCTCCGAGAAAGCGAGATAGTGCTGTTAGTCGGTCGGTGAGCTTCTGGATGTCGTTTAAGTTTTTTGGACTTGTCATTTCGAGGACGGCGCGACATTTTTCTAGGTTGGCTTCAACTCCACGTTGTGTGATCATGAAGCCGAGGAACTTCCCTGCCTCTATTCCGAAAGCGCATTTTGtcgggttgagtcgcatttggTGCTTTCGTAGTGTGTTCATTATGACCTTGAGGTCGCTGATGAGTTGATCGCCGGAGTCGGTCTtggcgagcatgtcgtctatgtagacttctagtTTTGTTCCGGACAGGTCTCGAAATATTTTGTTAAGGAGCCTTTCGTAGGTGGCTCCGATGACTGTGTAGCAGTACGTTCCATCGGGGGTGATGAAAGCCATTTTTTCCTTGTCGGGTCGGTGCATAGGTATTTGGTTATAGCcagaatatgcgtccatgaagctgaggtatcggTGTTCGGATGCGGCATCCGCCAATCCGTCGATGTTTGGCAGGGGAACGGCGTCTTTTGGACAGActttgttgaggtccgtgtagtcgacgtacattcgccacttcccggtGGACTTTTTTACCAGTACGACGTTTGCTAACCACATCGTGTAAGGTAGTTCTCGGATGAAGTTTGCTTCAAGTAGGGCTTGTACTTGTCTCTTGACCTCGGCCGCTTGGTCTGACGACATTTTACGTTTCCTTTGTGCCACGGGTTTGGCCTTGGGGTCTACGGCTAGTCGGTGGGGCATTAGGTCGGGGTCTATCCCCGGCATGTCGGCCGGCGTAAAAGCGAACAAATCTCTGTTTTGTTTCAAGAATTGGGAAAGGTCTTCTTTGAGGTTATATGGGAGGTTCTTGTTGATGAATGTGTATTCGTCCTTGGTTTGCCCTACTTGTAGTTTTTCCATGTCGCCTTCCGGTTCCGGCCTAGGTTGGCTCTTGTCGGGCGTCCAGGTCGGCGAGGAATATCCCAGCCGCATCGCGGGATATTTTCCGTAAAGCCAGGCTGGTGTTGTTGCATTCTGCCGCGACTTCCCGGTCTCCATGGATGGTTCCGATGGAGCCGTCCTCCATTATGAACTTCATaaggaggtatttggtaaagatgatGGCCGAGAAGTCATTGATTGTTTTTCTCCCGAGGATGACGTTGTAAGCGGTGGAGTCTTTTAGGACCACGAATTCAGATAGAATTGTCATCCGTTGGTTGCCCGTTCCTATGGTGAGGGGGAGGGTGATGGAACCTTCTGGTTTGAGAAAGTTGTCCCTGAGTCCCCTGACGCCGTTGCGGTGTGTTTGAAGATTTTCGTTGCGGAGCCTGAGCTTGTTGAAGGCTCCTCAGAAAAGGATGTTGGAGTCTGCGCCGGTGTCCATCAGTATTCTCCGGACGAGTCCCCTTCCGATTCTTGCCGAGATGACGAAGGGGGCATCTTCAGCCGAGGTGCCGTGCTGGCAGTCCTCGGGTAGGAAAGTTATCGTTTTACCGATGGTGGTGGTTGGGGCTTTATCCTTGACGGCCAGGATTTTGAGGTCCTTTTTAAGTGTTGTTTTCGATTTACCTGATACGTCCTTGCCCGTGATAACGTTTACTATTATGGTTGGGTCATCTTCTGGGCTTTCTCTGAGGGTTTGTTTTTGCGTCCTCGGGTTGCGCCCTTCTTTTTCTGGTGACCTATCTCTTTCCACGCGCtttggtt contains:
- the LOC140174343 gene encoding uncharacterized protein, giving the protein MLAWSIELSQFDIKFEPQYTIKAQAMADVIAEMTPGNSTPKSWKLHVDGSSNVTSGGAGVILENQNGVVIEQSVRYKFSVSNNQAEYEALLAGLALAKEVGAKVLEINTDSQVVSFQINGDYQTRDPLLQQYLAKVNKLKEEFNQVTIRHVPRERNARADLLSKLASTKPGHGSKSLIQEVIKSPSISTTTNAYLTLSHQGSWTYPILQYLLKETLPKDPKEEKRTKREAANYTVVAGQLYKRGFSQPLLKCVEPGDTEYILREIHEGCCGHHVGVEHPQMNGQVESANKIIVKGLKKRLDEAKRLWADELGSVLWSYRTTPQTATGENPFRLTYGTEAVIPVEIGDPSPRRTIGGNDEEAE